One Anabas testudineus chromosome 15, fAnaTes1.2, whole genome shotgun sequence genomic window carries:
- the lrrc1 gene encoding leucine-rich repeat-containing protein 1, translated as MFHCIPLWRCNRHVELIDKRHCSLLYVPDEIYRYGRSLEELLLDANQLRDLPKQFFQLVKLRKLGLSDNEIQRLPPEIANFMQLVELDVSRNDIMEIPDSISYCKALQVADFSGNPLTRLPESFPELQNLTCLSINDISLQALPDNIGNLYNLISLELRENLLTFLPESLSLLQRLEELDLGSNELYSLPESIGCLVSLKDLWLDGNQLAQIPAEIGRMKSLLCLDVSENKLERLPEELGGLLSLTDLLVSQNFIDALPESIGKLQKLSILKADQNRLTFLPESIGNCESLTELVLTENKLQTLPRSIGKLKRLSNFNCDRNQLMSLPKEIGGCAGLNVFCVRENRLMRLPSELSQATELHVLDVSGNRLAHLPLSLTTLRLKALWLSENQSQPLLTFQTDEDPDSGEKVLTCVLLPQQPCEADNKGSDKLSRCGALESLVNDMADDSWDDKSRNRISAIHFLDEDDEEDDDKGTLLRRATPHPGELKTMKKVVENLRNDLNAAKGLDSNKNEVNNAADRVTTSV; from the exons ATGTTTCACTGTATACCCCTGTGGCGGTGCAACCGTCACGTCGAGCTGATCGATAAACGCCACTGCTCCCTGCTGTATGTGCCCGATGAGATTTATCGCTATGGACGGAGTCTGGAGGAGCTTTTGCTGGATGCCAACCAACTACGAGATTTGCCCAAG CAATTTTTCCAGCTGGTGAAACTAAGAAAACTTGGCCTGAGTGACAATGAGATCCAGCGACTTCCACCAGAAATAGCCAACTTCATGCAGCTGGTAGAACTGGACGTCTCTCGAAATG ATATTATGGAAATTCCAGACAGCATTTCATACTGCAAAGCCCTCCAAGTGGCAGATTTCAGTGGAAATCCATTAACAAG GTTACCTGAAAGCTTTCCAGAGCTACAGAATCTAACTTGCCTTTCCATCAACGATATTTCATTGCAAGCTCTTCCAGATAATATTGGAAA CCTGTACAATTTGATATCACTAGAACTGAGAGAAAATCTGCTGACATTCTTACCAGA GTCACTATCTCTGCTTCAAAGACTTGAAGAACTTGACCTAGGAAGCAATGAACTTTACAGTTTG CCGGAGTCAATAGGCTGTCTTGTCAGCTTAAAGGACCTGTGGCTGGATGGAAACCAGTTGGCTCAAATACCTGCA GAAATTGGCAGGATGAAAAGCCTGTTGTGTCTGGATGTatcagaaaacaaactggaGCGACTTCCAGAGGAGTTAGGAGGCCTGCTGTCACTCACTGACCTGCTGGTTTCTCAGAACTTCATTGATGCTTTACCAGAAAGCATTG gAAAACTACAGAAACTTTCCATATTGAAAGCTGATCAGAATAGGTTAACCTTCCTTCCAGAGAGCATCGGAAACTGTGAAAGTCTTACTGAACTGGTGCTCACAGAGAACAAGCTACAG ACTTTGCCTAGAAGCATTGGAAAATTAAAGCGACTTTCCAACTTCAATTGTGACAGAAACCAGCTGATGTCACTGCCGAAGGAG ATTGGTGGCTGCGCCGGTCTGAATGTCTTCTGTGTTCGAGAGAACAGGCTGATGAGGTTACCATCAGAGCTGTCACAAGCCACAGAACTGCATGTGCTCGATGTCTCTGGAAATAG ACTCGCTCACTTGCCGTTGTCTCTGACCACACTCCGCCTAAAGGCCTTGTGGTTGTCAGAAAACCAGTCGCAGCCTCTCCTCACCTTTCAGACTGACGAGGATCCTGACTCAGGCGAGAAGGTACTCACCTGTGTGCTGCTGCCTCAACAGCCGTGTGAAGCAGACAATAAAG GCTCTGACAAACTATCCCGCTGTGGAGCCCTGGAGAGCCTGGTGAATGACATGGCAGATGACTCGTGGGACGACAAAAGCAGGAACAGAATCAGTGCCATTCACTTCCTGGATGAGGATGACGAGGAAGATGATGACAAG GGTACACTACTTCGACGGGCTACTCCTCACCCCGGTGAGctgaaaacaatgaagaaaGTGGTTGAGAACCTTCGCAACGATCTGAACGCTGCCAAAGGCCTGGACTCCAACAAAAACGAGGTCAATAACGCTGCAGACAGGGTGACCACGTCTGTGTGA
- the eloal gene encoding elongin A, like isoform X4, with protein sequence MASSSDVLKKVLRLKVQLAGTADPATVIKYLEKLKDLDITLDILAETGIGKTVNSLRRHEQAGEFAKSLVKGWKKLVPKEPTNNTEDGNVSESLSAKDRLHDQKCLVSSGSLTMEDLNNNCLTSHSKSQESSDDALFKTRDRKGDSDKQQCEEQESKRDHSEVSKKMPIQEGKLDDSVSKKKKNDHSDRKSRDGDTLHGNKHSEITQKSRSNYREMMKSTCEKESIKKSKSSKESSKEGKESFLFGSKMLKLNVKGESLEAQSRKRKKSSRERNEHNQESENKKAKIKPKDMEHDSEQQQPSMSFESYLNYDVNVFKRRERRVVKKPSHKIKNDIKDEAAKEPGLKSYKSLVMSLHATSPKQKSQASVMDLMNIPLPAVLPECEKPFSVEYFEKTVDKESDFCDVSEESAVFTGQRLNRKMQVYSGAKTIFLPAMMSLYQQCIRTLQNNINLLYETGGVPFEILEPVLERCTPEQLLRIEECNPIYIGVTDHLWGKHCQRDFKDSKLQEYESWKEMYIRLSEERERKLQRLTKSIVSAHSKKPKGRQVKMAFIHTVAKPPRDVRIQQEIHGTAVQQPHQLKCSVKAQDNRLRQSCNELSRSSSTSSGATNMQDPRKKTRVAPMMAKSLKAFKKQLGRR encoded by the exons ATGGCCAGCAGCTCTGATGTGCTGAAGAAAGTCCTGCGCCTCAAAGTCCAGCTCGCAGGCACAGCAGACCCCGCTACG GTTATAAAATATTTGGAGAAACTCAAGGACCTGGATATCACATTAGACATTCTTGCT GAAACTGGAATTGGCAAAACGGTGAACTCCTTGCGCAGACATGAACAAGCTGGAGAATTTGCAAAGTCACTAGTAAAAGGCTGGAAGAAATTGGTCCCTAAGGAGCCCACAAA caacacagaaGACGGGAATGTGTCAGAGAGTCTCTCTGCTAAAGACAGACTACATGACCAAAAATGTCTTGTCAGTTCAGGAAGTTTGACAATGGAGGATTTAAACAATAACTGTTTAACATCTCACAGCAAGAGTCAGGAGTCTTCAGATGACGCCCTGTTCAAAACAAGGGATAGGAAAGGTGATTCAGACAAACAACAATGTGAAGAACAGGAAAGTAAACGGGATCATAGTGAAGTCTCTAAGAAAATGCCAATCCAAGAGGGTAAACTGGATGATTCTGTttccaagaagaagaaaaatgatcacagtgacagaaaatcaAGGGACGGTGATACTTTGCATGGTAACAAGCATTCAGAAATTACTCAGAAATCCAGGTCTAACTACAGAGAAATGATGAAAAGCACCTGTGAGAAAGAATCAATCAAGAAATCAAAGTCGTCGAAAGAATCGtcaaaggaaggaaaagaatcatttttatttggctccaaaatgttaaaactgaatGTTAAAGGTGAGAGCTTAGAGGCCCAgagcagaaaaaggaaaaaatcaaGTAGAGAAAGGAACGAACACAACCAAgagtctgaaaataaaaaggccAAAATAAAGCCCAAAGACATGGAGCATGACAGTGAGCAACAGCAGCCCTCTATGTCTTTTGAATCTTACTTGAACTatgatgtgaatgttttcaaGAGAAGAGAACGTCGCGTGGTGAAGAAGCCTTCCCACAAAATTAAGAATGACATAAAAGACGAAGCGGCAAAAGAGCCTGGATTGAAATCTTACAAGTCACTTGTGATGTCTTTACACGCCACCTCTCCAAAACAG AAGTCTCAAGCATCTGTAATGGACCTGATGAATATTCCTTTGCCTGCTGTTCTGCCTGAATGTGAAAAGCCATTCAGTGTTGAGTACTTTGAGAAGACAG TTGATAAGGAGTCTGACTTCTGTGACGTCTCCGAAGAGTCTGCAGTCTTCACTGGTCAGCGACTTAATAGAAAGATGCAAGTGTACTCTGGTGCCAAGACCATCTTCCTCCCTGCCATGATGAGCTTATACCAACAGTGTATCCGCACACTGCAGAATAATATCAACT TGCTTTATGAAACTGGTGGAGTGCCGTTTGAAATCCTCGAGCCGGTGTTGGAGAGGTGTACACCAGAGCAGCTGCTACGCATTGAAGAATGCAACCCA ATCTACATTGGAGTGACAGACCACTTATGGGGGAAACACTGTCAGAGGGACTTCAAAGACTCCAAACTGCAGGAGTATGAATCATGGAAGGAAATGTACATCAGACTGTCTGAGGAGAGGGAAAGGAAACTCCAAAGACTGACAAAAAGCATAGTCTCAGCACATTCTAAGAAGCCCAAAG gtCGGCAGGTGAAGATGGCATTTATTCATACTGTTGCCAAGCCACCAAGAGATGTACGAATTCAGCAGGAAATTCATGGAACTGCTGTTCAGCAGCCTCATCAGCTGAAGTGCAG TGTCAAGGCTCAGGACAACCGTTTGAGGCAGAGCTGCAACGAGCTGAGCAGGTCCAGCAGCACCAGTTCAGGTGCGACAAACATGCAGGACCCTCGCAAAAAAACAA GAGTTGCTCCAATGATGGCAAAGTCCTTAAAAGCATTTAAGAAACAACTAGGACGCAGATAA
- the eloal gene encoding elongin A, like isoform X3: MASSSDVLKKVLRLKVQLAGTADPATVDTVIKYLEKLKDLDITLDILAETGIGKTVNSLRRHEQAGEFAKSLVKGWKKLVPKEPTNNTEDGNVSESLSAKDRLHDQKCLVSSGSLTMEDLNNNCLTSHSKSQESSDDALFKTRDRKGDSDKQQCEEQESKRDHSEVSKKMPIQEGKLDDSVSKKKKNDHSDRKSRDGDTLHGNKHSEITQKSRSNYREMMKSTCEKESIKKSKSSKESSKEGKESFLFGSKMLKLNVKGESLEAQSRKRKKSSRERNEHNQESENKKAKIKPKDMEHDSEQQQPSMSFESYLNYDVNVFKRRERRVVKKPSHKIKNDIKDEAAKEPGLKSYKSLVMSLHATSPKQKSQASVMDLMNIPLPAVLPECEKPFSVEYFEKTVDKESDFCDVSEESAVFTGQRLNRKMQVYSGAKTIFLPAMMSLYQQCIRTLQNNINLLYETGGVPFEILEPVLERCTPEQLLRIEECNPIYIGVTDHLWGKHCQRDFKDSKLQEYESWKEMYIRLSEERERKLQRLTKSIVSAHSKKPKGRQVKMAFIHTVAKPPRDVRIQQEIHGTAVQQPHQLKCSVKAQDNRLRQSCNELSRSSSTSSGATNMQDPRKKTRVAPMMAKSLKAFKKQLGRR; this comes from the exons ATGGCCAGCAGCTCTGATGTGCTGAAGAAAGTCCTGCGCCTCAAAGTCCAGCTCGCAGGCACAGCAGACCCCGCTACGGTAGATACc GTTATAAAATATTTGGAGAAACTCAAGGACCTGGATATCACATTAGACATTCTTGCT GAAACTGGAATTGGCAAAACGGTGAACTCCTTGCGCAGACATGAACAAGCTGGAGAATTTGCAAAGTCACTAGTAAAAGGCTGGAAGAAATTGGTCCCTAAGGAGCCCACAAA caacacagaaGACGGGAATGTGTCAGAGAGTCTCTCTGCTAAAGACAGACTACATGACCAAAAATGTCTTGTCAGTTCAGGAAGTTTGACAATGGAGGATTTAAACAATAACTGTTTAACATCTCACAGCAAGAGTCAGGAGTCTTCAGATGACGCCCTGTTCAAAACAAGGGATAGGAAAGGTGATTCAGACAAACAACAATGTGAAGAACAGGAAAGTAAACGGGATCATAGTGAAGTCTCTAAGAAAATGCCAATCCAAGAGGGTAAACTGGATGATTCTGTttccaagaagaagaaaaatgatcacagtgacagaaaatcaAGGGACGGTGATACTTTGCATGGTAACAAGCATTCAGAAATTACTCAGAAATCCAGGTCTAACTACAGAGAAATGATGAAAAGCACCTGTGAGAAAGAATCAATCAAGAAATCAAAGTCGTCGAAAGAATCGtcaaaggaaggaaaagaatcatttttatttggctccaaaatgttaaaactgaatGTTAAAGGTGAGAGCTTAGAGGCCCAgagcagaaaaaggaaaaaatcaaGTAGAGAAAGGAACGAACACAACCAAgagtctgaaaataaaaaggccAAAATAAAGCCCAAAGACATGGAGCATGACAGTGAGCAACAGCAGCCCTCTATGTCTTTTGAATCTTACTTGAACTatgatgtgaatgttttcaaGAGAAGAGAACGTCGCGTGGTGAAGAAGCCTTCCCACAAAATTAAGAATGACATAAAAGACGAAGCGGCAAAAGAGCCTGGATTGAAATCTTACAAGTCACTTGTGATGTCTTTACACGCCACCTCTCCAAAACAG AAGTCTCAAGCATCTGTAATGGACCTGATGAATATTCCTTTGCCTGCTGTTCTGCCTGAATGTGAAAAGCCATTCAGTGTTGAGTACTTTGAGAAGACAG TTGATAAGGAGTCTGACTTCTGTGACGTCTCCGAAGAGTCTGCAGTCTTCACTGGTCAGCGACTTAATAGAAAGATGCAAGTGTACTCTGGTGCCAAGACCATCTTCCTCCCTGCCATGATGAGCTTATACCAACAGTGTATCCGCACACTGCAGAATAATATCAACT TGCTTTATGAAACTGGTGGAGTGCCGTTTGAAATCCTCGAGCCGGTGTTGGAGAGGTGTACACCAGAGCAGCTGCTACGCATTGAAGAATGCAACCCA ATCTACATTGGAGTGACAGACCACTTATGGGGGAAACACTGTCAGAGGGACTTCAAAGACTCCAAACTGCAGGAGTATGAATCATGGAAGGAAATGTACATCAGACTGTCTGAGGAGAGGGAAAGGAAACTCCAAAGACTGACAAAAAGCATAGTCTCAGCACATTCTAAGAAGCCCAAAG gtCGGCAGGTGAAGATGGCATTTATTCATACTGTTGCCAAGCCACCAAGAGATGTACGAATTCAGCAGGAAATTCATGGAACTGCTGTTCAGCAGCCTCATCAGCTGAAGTGCAG TGTCAAGGCTCAGGACAACCGTTTGAGGCAGAGCTGCAACGAGCTGAGCAGGTCCAGCAGCACCAGTTCAGGTGCGACAAACATGCAGGACCCTCGCAAAAAAACAA GAGTTGCTCCAATGATGGCAAAGTCCTTAAAAGCATTTAAGAAACAACTAGGACGCAGATAA
- the eloal gene encoding elongin A, like isoform X1: MASSSDVLKKVLRLKVQLAGTADPATVDTVIKYLEKLKDLDITLDILAETGIGKTVNSLRRHEQAGEFAKSLVKGWKKLVPKEPTNNTEDGNVSESLSAKDRLHDQKCLVSSGSLTMEDLNNNCLTSHSKSQESSDDALFKTRDRKGDSDKQQCEEQESKRDHSEVSKKMPIQEGKLDDSVSKKKKNDHSDRKSRDGDTLHGNKHSEITQKSRSNYREMMKSTCEKESIKKSKSSKESSKEGKESFLFGSKMLKLNVKGESLEAQSRKRKKSSRERNEHNQESENKKAKIKPKDMEHDSEQQQPSMSFESYLNYDVNVFKRRERRVVKKPSHKIKNDIKDEAAKEPGLKSYKSLVMSLHATSPKQKSQASVMDLMNIPLPAVLPECEKPFSVEYFEKTVDKESDFCDVSEESAVFTGQRLNRKMQVYSGAKTIFLPAMMSLYQQCIRTLQNNINLLYETGGVPFEILEPVLERCTPEQLLRIEECNPIYIGVTDHLWGKHCQRDFKDSKLQEYESWKEMYIRLSEERERKLQRLTKSIVSAHSKKPKGRQVKMAFIHTVAKPPRDVRIQQEIHGTAVQQPHQLKCSVKAQDNRLRQSCNELSRSSSTSSGATNMQDPRKKTSKLTRRLEMQCCYISATFQTGLSSLVVSI; encoded by the exons ATGGCCAGCAGCTCTGATGTGCTGAAGAAAGTCCTGCGCCTCAAAGTCCAGCTCGCAGGCACAGCAGACCCCGCTACGGTAGATACc GTTATAAAATATTTGGAGAAACTCAAGGACCTGGATATCACATTAGACATTCTTGCT GAAACTGGAATTGGCAAAACGGTGAACTCCTTGCGCAGACATGAACAAGCTGGAGAATTTGCAAAGTCACTAGTAAAAGGCTGGAAGAAATTGGTCCCTAAGGAGCCCACAAA caacacagaaGACGGGAATGTGTCAGAGAGTCTCTCTGCTAAAGACAGACTACATGACCAAAAATGTCTTGTCAGTTCAGGAAGTTTGACAATGGAGGATTTAAACAATAACTGTTTAACATCTCACAGCAAGAGTCAGGAGTCTTCAGATGACGCCCTGTTCAAAACAAGGGATAGGAAAGGTGATTCAGACAAACAACAATGTGAAGAACAGGAAAGTAAACGGGATCATAGTGAAGTCTCTAAGAAAATGCCAATCCAAGAGGGTAAACTGGATGATTCTGTttccaagaagaagaaaaatgatcacagtgacagaaaatcaAGGGACGGTGATACTTTGCATGGTAACAAGCATTCAGAAATTACTCAGAAATCCAGGTCTAACTACAGAGAAATGATGAAAAGCACCTGTGAGAAAGAATCAATCAAGAAATCAAAGTCGTCGAAAGAATCGtcaaaggaaggaaaagaatcatttttatttggctccaaaatgttaaaactgaatGTTAAAGGTGAGAGCTTAGAGGCCCAgagcagaaaaaggaaaaaatcaaGTAGAGAAAGGAACGAACACAACCAAgagtctgaaaataaaaaggccAAAATAAAGCCCAAAGACATGGAGCATGACAGTGAGCAACAGCAGCCCTCTATGTCTTTTGAATCTTACTTGAACTatgatgtgaatgttttcaaGAGAAGAGAACGTCGCGTGGTGAAGAAGCCTTCCCACAAAATTAAGAATGACATAAAAGACGAAGCGGCAAAAGAGCCTGGATTGAAATCTTACAAGTCACTTGTGATGTCTTTACACGCCACCTCTCCAAAACAG AAGTCTCAAGCATCTGTAATGGACCTGATGAATATTCCTTTGCCTGCTGTTCTGCCTGAATGTGAAAAGCCATTCAGTGTTGAGTACTTTGAGAAGACAG TTGATAAGGAGTCTGACTTCTGTGACGTCTCCGAAGAGTCTGCAGTCTTCACTGGTCAGCGACTTAATAGAAAGATGCAAGTGTACTCTGGTGCCAAGACCATCTTCCTCCCTGCCATGATGAGCTTATACCAACAGTGTATCCGCACACTGCAGAATAATATCAACT TGCTTTATGAAACTGGTGGAGTGCCGTTTGAAATCCTCGAGCCGGTGTTGGAGAGGTGTACACCAGAGCAGCTGCTACGCATTGAAGAATGCAACCCA ATCTACATTGGAGTGACAGACCACTTATGGGGGAAACACTGTCAGAGGGACTTCAAAGACTCCAAACTGCAGGAGTATGAATCATGGAAGGAAATGTACATCAGACTGTCTGAGGAGAGGGAAAGGAAACTCCAAAGACTGACAAAAAGCATAGTCTCAGCACATTCTAAGAAGCCCAAAG gtCGGCAGGTGAAGATGGCATTTATTCATACTGTTGCCAAGCCACCAAGAGATGTACGAATTCAGCAGGAAATTCATGGAACTGCTGTTCAGCAGCCTCATCAGCTGAAGTGCAG TGTCAAGGCTCAGGACAACCGTTTGAGGCAGAGCTGCAACGAGCTGAGCAGGTCCAGCAGCACCAGTTCAGGTGCGACAAACATGCAGGACCCTCGCAAAAAAACAAGTAAGCTGACCAGACGATTGGAGATGCAGTGCTGTTACATTTCAGCAACTTTCCAAACTGGCTTGTCGTCACTTGTTGTGTCTATTTAA
- the eloal gene encoding elongin A, like isoform X2: MASSSDVLKKVLRLKVQLAGTADPATVIKYLEKLKDLDITLDILAETGIGKTVNSLRRHEQAGEFAKSLVKGWKKLVPKEPTNNTEDGNVSESLSAKDRLHDQKCLVSSGSLTMEDLNNNCLTSHSKSQESSDDALFKTRDRKGDSDKQQCEEQESKRDHSEVSKKMPIQEGKLDDSVSKKKKNDHSDRKSRDGDTLHGNKHSEITQKSRSNYREMMKSTCEKESIKKSKSSKESSKEGKESFLFGSKMLKLNVKGESLEAQSRKRKKSSRERNEHNQESENKKAKIKPKDMEHDSEQQQPSMSFESYLNYDVNVFKRRERRVVKKPSHKIKNDIKDEAAKEPGLKSYKSLVMSLHATSPKQKSQASVMDLMNIPLPAVLPECEKPFSVEYFEKTVDKESDFCDVSEESAVFTGQRLNRKMQVYSGAKTIFLPAMMSLYQQCIRTLQNNINLLYETGGVPFEILEPVLERCTPEQLLRIEECNPIYIGVTDHLWGKHCQRDFKDSKLQEYESWKEMYIRLSEERERKLQRLTKSIVSAHSKKPKGRQVKMAFIHTVAKPPRDVRIQQEIHGTAVQQPHQLKCSVKAQDNRLRQSCNELSRSSSTSSGATNMQDPRKKTSKLTRRLEMQCCYISATFQTGLSSLVVSI; encoded by the exons ATGGCCAGCAGCTCTGATGTGCTGAAGAAAGTCCTGCGCCTCAAAGTCCAGCTCGCAGGCACAGCAGACCCCGCTACG GTTATAAAATATTTGGAGAAACTCAAGGACCTGGATATCACATTAGACATTCTTGCT GAAACTGGAATTGGCAAAACGGTGAACTCCTTGCGCAGACATGAACAAGCTGGAGAATTTGCAAAGTCACTAGTAAAAGGCTGGAAGAAATTGGTCCCTAAGGAGCCCACAAA caacacagaaGACGGGAATGTGTCAGAGAGTCTCTCTGCTAAAGACAGACTACATGACCAAAAATGTCTTGTCAGTTCAGGAAGTTTGACAATGGAGGATTTAAACAATAACTGTTTAACATCTCACAGCAAGAGTCAGGAGTCTTCAGATGACGCCCTGTTCAAAACAAGGGATAGGAAAGGTGATTCAGACAAACAACAATGTGAAGAACAGGAAAGTAAACGGGATCATAGTGAAGTCTCTAAGAAAATGCCAATCCAAGAGGGTAAACTGGATGATTCTGTttccaagaagaagaaaaatgatcacagtgacagaaaatcaAGGGACGGTGATACTTTGCATGGTAACAAGCATTCAGAAATTACTCAGAAATCCAGGTCTAACTACAGAGAAATGATGAAAAGCACCTGTGAGAAAGAATCAATCAAGAAATCAAAGTCGTCGAAAGAATCGtcaaaggaaggaaaagaatcatttttatttggctccaaaatgttaaaactgaatGTTAAAGGTGAGAGCTTAGAGGCCCAgagcagaaaaaggaaaaaatcaaGTAGAGAAAGGAACGAACACAACCAAgagtctgaaaataaaaaggccAAAATAAAGCCCAAAGACATGGAGCATGACAGTGAGCAACAGCAGCCCTCTATGTCTTTTGAATCTTACTTGAACTatgatgtgaatgttttcaaGAGAAGAGAACGTCGCGTGGTGAAGAAGCCTTCCCACAAAATTAAGAATGACATAAAAGACGAAGCGGCAAAAGAGCCTGGATTGAAATCTTACAAGTCACTTGTGATGTCTTTACACGCCACCTCTCCAAAACAG AAGTCTCAAGCATCTGTAATGGACCTGATGAATATTCCTTTGCCTGCTGTTCTGCCTGAATGTGAAAAGCCATTCAGTGTTGAGTACTTTGAGAAGACAG TTGATAAGGAGTCTGACTTCTGTGACGTCTCCGAAGAGTCTGCAGTCTTCACTGGTCAGCGACTTAATAGAAAGATGCAAGTGTACTCTGGTGCCAAGACCATCTTCCTCCCTGCCATGATGAGCTTATACCAACAGTGTATCCGCACACTGCAGAATAATATCAACT TGCTTTATGAAACTGGTGGAGTGCCGTTTGAAATCCTCGAGCCGGTGTTGGAGAGGTGTACACCAGAGCAGCTGCTACGCATTGAAGAATGCAACCCA ATCTACATTGGAGTGACAGACCACTTATGGGGGAAACACTGTCAGAGGGACTTCAAAGACTCCAAACTGCAGGAGTATGAATCATGGAAGGAAATGTACATCAGACTGTCTGAGGAGAGGGAAAGGAAACTCCAAAGACTGACAAAAAGCATAGTCTCAGCACATTCTAAGAAGCCCAAAG gtCGGCAGGTGAAGATGGCATTTATTCATACTGTTGCCAAGCCACCAAGAGATGTACGAATTCAGCAGGAAATTCATGGAACTGCTGTTCAGCAGCCTCATCAGCTGAAGTGCAG TGTCAAGGCTCAGGACAACCGTTTGAGGCAGAGCTGCAACGAGCTGAGCAGGTCCAGCAGCACCAGTTCAGGTGCGACAAACATGCAGGACCCTCGCAAAAAAACAAGTAAGCTGACCAGACGATTGGAGATGCAGTGCTGTTACATTTCAGCAACTTTCCAAACTGGCTTGTCGTCACTTGTTGTGTCTATTTAA